ATGCTGAAGCACCAACTATGCCATACTCGCAACTTTATTTAGGGCTACAGCAACACAGAAGTACTTTTTTGGTTGTTgagaaaaataatgactttatGTATCATGtactaagttttattaataatggtCTTCTATTTTTATGAGTAGGAAAATGTTTCCTTAATAGGTTTTTATCAGgaaaacatttataacataTATCACACTTAAAAACAGTGTTCTTAGAATAATTTACATTCGTCTCCACTATACCAGATTCCTCAATACAATTGTAACATATACAAGCTATTTCACCATGCTCTTCATAATGTTTATGAAGCTCATGTATTTTATCAAACTCAATATTTTCACCACAAATATCACAATAATAAGGACCTGGATATTTATGGGTAACAGAATGATgcataaattgaatttctttcagaaatgttCGATTGCAAACACTACAAACATATCGCTTATCAAGTGCTTCCTTATCAgaatattctgtttttatattaagtGTGGTATTGGATGCCGCTGTTTTTAAGCATTGAGGCAGAATTTCACTTTCCTCAGGAAAATCTTCACACTTAAAAGTGTCTTGACTGTGAGCAAGTTTATGTTTACAAAAAGCACCGATACTCGTAAAAGAACTTTTGCAAACATCgcagacataaatttttttgttcacatGTGACATAAGGTGGATCTTTAAgttactaaaatcattaaaatgtttcttgcATTTTCTACATACATACGTCTTCAATCCAAGATGATTAGTAACTTCGACCATCTCAGCATTAACAATTACTTTGGTACAAGGTAACTGCTTTTCCTCTGAATGGCCAGATGACAGTTTTTTATCTTCTTCATCTGCAGAAGAAAATTTATGCTGTGATTTTGATGTCAACGAATTAATAGTTTCATCAATTtctttatgtttattataatgACGAGTAAGATAAGAACGTACATTAAATCCTTTGTTACAAATATTGCAAGTAAAAGGTTTGGATAATAGATGTTTTTTTAGATGGCGACCGTAATTACTTTTAGTTGTAAAGCCCATATTACATACATCACAAGTATGAGGTTTCACTCCAGAGTGAGTAAGAGAATGTTCATTCAATGATCCCTTCTGTCTAAAAGACTTTCCACAAATTCTACAGGTAAATGGTTTTTCTCCTGAATGTATTAGAGAATGTCTTTTCAAACTTGTTTTGTGCTTAAAGGCTTCAGGGCATTGGCTGCAAACATAAGGTTTTGCATCAAGATGAATAACGGAATGACTCTTAAGGTCTTTGCCTCGTTTAAAGGATTTATTGCAAATCTGacaaattatttctcttttgacAGTCGGAGTAATACTAATATTATCCGCCACTGACATTGgtattcataaaaacaaaattcgcgtaataaattaaattagaatacgATTTCTAACATAATATCCCTAAAATTCGATGGAATATTTTTGTTGACAAGACTTGACATCTATTGTGGTTTTTTATAAAGCATTCAGAAGGTTTGCTTATAGCTTACATAATGaaagaaacttttgaaaacaACTCAACTCTCAGTGTTTTTGAGCAggaaaaaacgaaacaaatgaatggttacattttcaaaacaaatatggctggaggaaaaagaaaatcatcTCCTAAGGAGTTAAATTGGCAAAATTTTCAAGCGAAAAGATCTCAAAATGTAGGCAAAAAGCCATTGCCTGATCCATCCTCTATCAAACATGTGTTTTTGATGATAATCATGCATGTAGCAAGGAAAATCGTTTTATTTGAAACCGAGTTAAAAATCGCTATATATTTAGGTGCTCTTCTCTGCGGTTCATTAGTATCCGATTTTACTCCTATtccaaaatcttatttttccaGGCGGAGTAATTTATTCAACTACTACTTCGTAAAATGGGGTTGGGCCTGGACCCTTTTAGTAGTGTCAATTTTTCTGGGGTTAACCTCGTGGATCTATTGTTGTGGTAACATTGACAAGATCAAAAGACATTTCTACCGTCTTTTAGTAGGAACAGGAGTTTggttttgttttacaaaatcaTTCGTGCTGATAGAATCGTACACTTCTTACTGTTCTGTTGATAAATATACTTCTAGAGCACTCTGTATTCGCAATAATCATAGCTGGCGAGGATTTGATATATCCGGCCATGCATTTTTGTTGATATATTGCGGTTTACTGATCGCTGAGGAAGCTAAGGCAATACGAGGTTGGGAAAGAATTGGTGAGttaattcgaaattttgaatttgatgaCGACAGTCCATTAAACCCTCTTGAAGACGAGGAGCGACAGCATTTAaaggaaaactatgaaaaaataacGCCATATGTGCGCAGCGCTTTCCTTGTTCTTAcatatttctctattttatgGGATGTTATGCTAGTTTGTACCATTCTTTATTTCCATTCTATGATCCAAAAAGTGATTGGAGGCAGTCTTGCTATATTATTGTGGTATGCTACATATAAATGGTGGTTCAAATCCTGGCCAGGCTTGCCAGGACAAggatcttttaaatattatgaacaaTCAAGTGGAAGAAATTCTTATAGTTAGCCAGtgatattaatatatgtttgttaattttaaaatttatttgacgtGAAgtgcaatttgaattttttttccctgtgtGGCAGTTTTAAACACTTGTACTTCTTTCAAAGCAAAGCACAAGTTGTCAATATCATACATAACAAACTTCTTTAAGACGAAATTTCGGAACATAAAACCTATTGTATTATGATAATCATCTTCACTTAgtaatattatatgtaaaatttatttggcacAAAATAGCTTGTTAGCTTGAAATGTATATCTCTTAAACTTCTTTTCAGTATCATTTTGTTTATGACTGAAATACTTTATTGAActacaacaaaattaaatttaagccaCTTCCTGACATTTTCATATGTATACGATTCGTTGAGAAAACCAAAGCTTTACTTTATGtgtttagcataaaaatttttacttgaactgcaatttagaaatttgtttagtaatttgaaatttttctctgAGACTAGAAAGACCACTTGATTCCTCAAAACTCTTTAAAGTCTAATGTATCTTAGACTGACTATTGAATTAAAGTTTCTTCATAACTTCACTCAGtaatattatgcaatatttattcaaaattgactTAACATTCAGATTTTGGGAATGTTCTGACATTGATTACTGTTTGCTCCTACtagaattcttaaaaaactgttattgagtttttgtaataaattttaaatacacaaatatGTGGTGGCCTACTCAGAAGCAAAGGTGCAgaatatatagtaaataaaattaggagGAAATTCTAGTACCCCTAGggatatttttggtttaatttttaaaaaaattttattataaaataatgtctcTTAGCCAAATTTTttcctgcaaaaaaaattttataagtcaatttatttacatatttattagtttgaattcCTGAACTTAATAtccttaaatttagttttataaattactatttcacTGTGTTTTGATTCCTCTTATTTCAAACACATGCGTGTTTGTTCAAGAGCTgtgtaaaatcaaattaatttttttctttgttatattattaccaaaaaagttaaacaatttataaatttgattttctaaaatattttgaaaaagttactgtaattaaaaaaaaaaaaactttaaaattttgtgagtattctaaattattagaaatgtgTTCCGCGTAAATAATGCTCTAAGATTTTTCTGCACCTATGCCCAGATTGGTTGctaattatattgtttaaatttgttttgtgatgttttaattagtttctcAGATACACTTCACTGCTCGGTAGTCACCAAAACTTGGTGACTATTTTAAGGCAGGTACTGACATGGAAATCTTTGACATTTTTTCCTCTCTGATTTTTAGCTCTTATCAGTatcaatttccattttttttttttttttttaaagttcataacTTTCTTACGTGAAATATTATCAGCAATGGCCATTAAATGAAGTTAAGAATTGTGCACAAAATTTATACTCAAAATCtgtactgaatttttttttttttttgaagaaaaaaaaagtcttaaagaaataatatattttaaaaataagaataaggtttagaataaagttttttttttcctatcatcATTAaagaatgtgtaaaaaaatctttatttctaaacaaatctGAAACATTTAAAGGAAAAGTTATGTCATAGTTAAATTGGAAGTTATGtgacatataaaatattaacaattgtCATGTGTAATTTACCATTATATTCATTGATTGTGTCATAAAAACTTACATCATCAGtggtttatgtaaaattttacttttggaaaaaatcactttttttttttttaccaattagatactttttgtaacttaaaatatttagtaataagattaatattctataaatgtaatcaataatatagattttctttactttaaaaccATCTGGAGACAGAATGGAACTTGTGGTCTACTAGGGCATACCTCTGATATCTATATTAAGGGTGCATTCTCATCTGTTATCTATCGTTCCAGTATCAAGATTTTTATCTgttattgtttttcatattaattgtaactttttttaaatacttttgtttagTATGTTTTCCTTTTGAATGTTTTGCATAGGTAGGCTATACATACTTACGAGCTATAATACCTGCAGTTTACTAAAATCTACTTATATACAAAACAATGTTCAtcagaaatttctattttggcAGCTTATGAGctagatcaggggtttccaacttacatgaggccagGGCCACTATTAAAATCACCAGTCAAATGGcaggccgcaactttatcaaaattttatataggagtCTTTCATAtatgaaggaacattaaatgtttctgtcagatttatattaaagttttttttttttttttgacattaaaaagCATTACAAATAAAGTTGTTACGCCTCATTTTGAATCTTCTCTTAATCAGAAACTTAGTgacaaggttttttttccttttaaatgtaattctgtgacaaatttaaaaaaatttcgatttattaGGAATTATAGCAACAACAACGAAAATTGGTGagcatctgaaatttttttttcttttccgctcatgcaatattcaattcaaggaatttagataaaacatgctattcattccctcttttatgcgttttaaaatttacaaatgtaaataatttcttcctaaacgagtggtttcaaaaagctAAATGGGTgaatttcttcaagaaaatttctgatacgcacatgctaaattatattcacaaaataaaaataataaaaaacagattaaaaaaaaaagcaacatacacaattatttttgtatttgaataaatattttcttggatgaaaaaaacctgagaaataaatttttttgcactgttGGTATGtgaaatttcacagaaacgaagtaattaggttttcttttttaatgagaaaagtattttaaacccatatagatttttatgaaaattgtccgcaacaaaacaaaaatatataattatagtttGAGGGCCACAAAGTTGGAAATCCCTGAGCCAGATAGTGGTTTTTaccaattatgttttaaaaatattaaaagcataaaatggCATCTGTTTTAAGtacctgatatttttttttcactaatattcttggttatattaaatgtataatgttaaaattaaactcgGTAGTAAAGCGGTTATGAAATATGTAGCTCAAactatagaaatattaaaaatatgaataaatagaGAGTGTATAATGAACATTTTAGACCCACTTAACAGGTTCAATATTCATCCAAATCTTATTTGGAATTACATGATTTCAAATAACAGATAGAATTTTAATCATAGATAGACAAGCCGTAGATAGCAATAACAAATGAATATAAGCACCAATTTATTGGGTCAGGTAAGGGGAAGTTGAAATGGTGAAAGTGGTATActagttataaaattagtaattcattaaaaaaaatatatatgtaaataattttttttaaataaaaatgtaaataatgtattCTTAAATCAatgtaagaatatatttttaaaaaaaagaggccaaaaaaaaatttttttttttgtattattaaattagagtTAATGTTCATGGCTATCAAAATTAGGTTTCACTTTCGATGCAGAATATTTTGTTGAACTCTacataatttcatcaaaaagcaCGAAAAGTGTAAGTTTTTGTGAAAtgtaaatagatatttattaaatctaagagaaaaaaatatacctatCATACAACACTTAGTTAAACCTAACCATATACCTACTTTACTCAATCTCggaaacaatttataataattagaatttagatatttattcttaaatttctatgTAGATCTGTTCTTTAGATGTCCCTCTACCAGTTTGAACTGaagttaatagttttttgtgaacattaaactttttatcagtttttaaaactgaaataaaaatgctttctcaaaaaatttctctcaaaatatttaacgaatTGTCTCaatttaaaaggagaaaatagatgtttttcAGCATAACCCCACTAACTTTCTAAcaagccttttttttaacattgaattaaataatcacACTAttgatatttgaatattaaaacaagaaacacTCTTAGGATAGTAATATAGAAGCTGAACTAGAAGTTAtggttttttatctttttttagttGTGATACAGAAGATTTAGTTATTATTGTAACTAAtcctctttttttcataaattattaattacacttctttttttaatcccagaatgaaagttatttataagtttcacatcttataaattttccttaaaaatcagaataaatttataattaagaacaaaaatcaaaacttttacattaatttgggttcgagatttttttaaatattttttcccctttttatgGGTGACTACTGTggtatgttattttatttactccaAATCCCTCAATCtactatcaaaattatatagatacatatatcatagtttttgtatttattttgagaaaatgaatttaaagaatctgtagatatttgcataaaataattactttccaaaattaaaaagagaataattataaattattgtaatcattaaatctgaaacaatttacgtgaaataaataaattagaatgattaaatattaaagaatctTTCCCTGACCTCATAATATagtatttcataaatatcaTTTGATGGAGTAAATACCAatccttttgaaatacttatagAAGTTTAATCTACAGCTTGTGAATTTGTGtattttctgtattatttatttgaatttttataaaatatttatttgagttttcaCTATatctttgttataaataaaactaaatggaATGTTGTTtgtaataaagcatttttaggaaatataactgtgtaattttaatttgatacatGCTAGCAAGTTATAACTTATACATATATCAAGGGGTTTACAATACGTTATTGATTTGGACACTTGGTTCTTTCATCTATTATAGCCAAT
The nucleotide sequence above comes from Parasteatoda tepidariorum isolate YZ-2023 chromosome 6, CAS_Ptep_4.0, whole genome shotgun sequence. Encoded proteins:
- the LOC107448873 gene encoding zinc finger protein 708-like; its protein translation is MSVADNISITPTVKREIICQICNKSFKRGKDLKSHSVIHLDAKPYVCSQCPEAFKHKTSLKRHSLIHSGEKPFTCRICGKSFRQKGSLNEHSLTHSGVKPHTCDVCNMGFTTKSNYGRHLKKHLLSKPFTCNICNKGFNVRSYLTRHYNKHKEIDETINSLTSKSQHKFSSADEEDKKLSSGHSEEKQLPCTKVIVNAEMVEVTNHLGLKTYVCRKCKKHFNDFSNLKIHLMSHVNKKIYVCDVCKSSFTSIGAFCKHKLAHSQDTFKCEDFPEESEILPQCLKTAASNTTLNIKTEYSDKEALDKRYVCSVCNRTFLKEIQFMHHSVTHKYPGPYYCDICGENIEFDKIHELHKHYEEHGEIACICYNCIEESGIVETNYKLCQRDQCTCEIATHSAAESAHIARQNMVHIYTIFTPDRVVNSNQSGVGRSWTPDLSVCDYFLWGALKSEVYCNHSQNSVL
- the LOC107449105 gene encoding acyl-coenzyme A diphosphatase FITM2, with translation MNGYIFKTNMAGGKRKSSPKELNWQNFQAKRSQNVGKKPLPDPSSIKHVFLMIIMHVARKIVLFETELKIAIYLGALLCGSLVSDFTPIPKSYFSRRSNLFNYYFVKWGWAWTLLVVSIFLGLTSWIYCCGNIDKIKRHFYRLLVGTGVWFCFTKSFVLIESYTSYCSVDKYTSRALCIRNNHSWRGFDISGHAFLLIYCGLLIAEEAKAIRGWERIGELIRNFEFDDDSPLNPLEDEERQHLKENYEKITPYVRSAFLVLTYFSILWDVMLVCTILYFHSMIQKVIGGSLAILLWYATYKWWFKSWPGLPGQGSFKYYEQSSGRNSYS